A window from Salvia miltiorrhiza cultivar Shanhuang (shh) chromosome 2, IMPLAD_Smil_shh, whole genome shotgun sequence encodes these proteins:
- the LOC131008397 gene encoding uncharacterized protein LOC131008397, translating into MENYNYEFEAEIPEVDPLVGGCGRGRGRGRGRGQGRGCDRGRGGQGGGYDYENFVPPVIPDRTAAEKFRKEKPPTFDGMGGPEDAERWIRAVERIFHYINCEENEKVKCATYQLVDEADFWWESVKNTMTEEQLGELTWAEFKTKLFEKYIPECYRQRKQNEFWNLKQRNMTVSEYDRTFNQLSRYAPHLVDTDEKRTEKFCNGLRHEISIVLASQGRLTYGQTLNRALTIESLLPKEKAKAPAQFAHAPQSGQASHSDVGKGKRKWEERGNYEHGKRLWAGNQGRNFNQQQQAPQRRPCPRCNRVHQGECLGKVIVCYNCGEQGHYAHTCPKRNRRAPQQYNPGRPQRNFGNPPRNPGNQQQNPANQPRQN; encoded by the coding sequence ATGGAAAACTACAATTATGAATTCGAGGCTGAGATCCCAGAGGTGGATCCCCTCGTCGGTGGATGTGGACGCGGACGTGGTCGTGGTCGTGGTCGTGGACAGGGACGCGGGTGCGACAGAGGACGTGGAGGCCAAGGAGGAGGATATGACTATGAAAACTTTGTACCTCCAGTAATTCCTGACCGCACTGCCGCCGAAAAATTTAGGAAGGAGAAACCCCCGACTTTCGACGGAATGGGTGGACCCGAAGACGCTGAAAGATGGATAAGGGCGGTGGAACGAATCTTCCACTACATAAACTGTGAGGAAAATGAAAAAGTTAAGTGCGCCACGTACCAACTCGTGGACGAagcagatttctggtgggagtCGGTGAAGAACACCATGACTGAGGAACAGCTTGGGGAACTAACCTGGGCGGAATTTAAGACCAAGCTATTTGAGAAATATATACCAGAGTGCTACCGTCAAAGGAAGCAAAACGAATTTTGGAATCTGAAGCAGAGAAACATGACGGTATCCGAGTATGATCGGACTTTCAACCAATTGTCCCGTTATGCTCCACACCTGGTGGACACAGACGAAAAACGGACAGAAAAATTCTGCAATGGTCTGCGCCATGAAATTTCAATCGTCCTTGCAAGCCAAGGACGCCTCACCTATGGTCAAACCTTGAACAGGGCACTCACCATCGAGTCACTACTGCCTAAGGAGAAGGCAAAGGCCCCTGCCCAATTTGCTCACGCACCACAGTCTGGCCAAGCATCACACTCGGATGTGggaaaaggaaagagaaaatgggaagaGAGAGGAAATTATGAACACGGGAAGAGGCTGTGGGCAGGCAACCAGGGACGAAACTTCAATCAACAGCAGCAAGCCCCACAAAGGCGACCATGCCCGAGGTGCAACAGAGTTCACCAAGGAGAATGCCTAGGGAAAGTGATCGTCTGTTACAACTGTGGTGAACAAGGGCACTATGCCCACACCTGCCCCAAAAGGAATAGAAGAGCTCCACAGCAGTACAACCCTGGCCGCCCACAGAGAAACTTTGGAAACCCTCCCAGAAACCCAGGAAACCAGCAACAGAACCCGGCAAACCAGCCAAGACAAAATTAG